From the genome of Populus alba chromosome 10, ASM523922v2, whole genome shotgun sequence, one region includes:
- the LOC118057895 gene encoding rust resistance kinase Lr10, translating to MIRRQESPVPSTTLFSVLIFILSTEVKARFIPHVCSRSSCGDIEIIDYPFRLKTDPPGCGETVFQLSCENNKTILEFHSGKYYVKKISYDDNRLRVVDFNLASGSCSLPYKSVSVDEVIDDHHYRLVSTTYTSFIKCSTNLSDQAYRLLPCLSGNGSSFYVSYDNYIISNLQGPCSFISRVPTVYQTVLFPSFDSILQLMQTGFDLEWSIECWDSSFSYDCYKSGNYLPPWFAGFSMTWNVLSAIYLVGRFILAPIGIFGFLIHKYMKTKKAIDNEQRFLRRQQHSMPRRYSYSDIIAITNNFENKLGQGGFGTVYKGQLRDGFSVAVKMLDNPKCNDEDFINEVSIIGRIHQVNIVWLMGFCSEGCHRALVFEYMANGSLDKLLFSREAERHLVSWEKLLQIALGTARGIEYLHGGCNVCILHSDIKPQNVLLDNNFIPKVSDFGLSKFYPKEKDFVSISTTGGTIGYIAPEMISRNLGAVSCKSDVYSFGMLLLEMAGRRRNSSSKGNCSSEVYFLSWVYDHPIERADLQLENDSEIEAAIPRKLCLVGLWCIQKAASDRPSMTKVVEMLEANVDDLQLPPNALSFPQSIPQEPQSDSSTELLISDTVEQSL from the exons ATGATCAGAAGGCAAGAATCACCGGTACCCTCAACTACCCTGTTTTCTGTGCTAATCTTTATACTCTCAACTGAAGTTAAAGCAAGATTCATCCCACATGTTTGCTCCCGTTCTTCATGTGGAGACATCGAAATCATCGACTACCCCTTTCGCCTAAAGACTGATCCACCTGGCTGTGGTGAAACAGTTTTTCAACTTTCTTGCGAGAACAACAAGACCATATTAGAATTCCACTCAGGGAAGTATTATGTTAAGAAAATTTCCTACGACGATAATAGACTCCGCGTTGTTGATTTTAACTTAGCTAGTGGTAGCTGCAGCCTTCCTTACAAATCAGTTTCGGTTGATGAGGTTATAGATGATCATCACTATAGATTAGTCTCTACCACTTATACAAGTTTTATCAAGTGTTCAACTAATTTGAGTGATCAAGCTTATAGACTACTTCCTTGTTTGAGTGGAAACGGGTCTAGTTTTTATGTTAGTTATGATAACTAcataatttctaatctccaagGACCTTGCTCGTTCATTTCAAGAGTTCCTACAGTTTATCAGACTGTCCTGTTTCCTTCCTTTGACAGTATCTTGCAACTGATGCAAACAGGGTTTGATCTTGAATGGTCTATTGAGTGCTGGGATTCATCATTTAGCTATGATTGTTACAAATCAG GTAATTATCTTCCCCCTTGGTTTGCAGGTTTCTCGATGACTTGGAACGTTTTGTCAG CAATATATCTGGTTGGAAGATTCATCCTCGCTCCGATAGGTATATTTGGATTCCTTATCCACAAGTATATGAAAACAAAGAAGGCGATTGACAACGAGCAGAGATTTCTGCGCCGTCAGCAACACTCGATGCCAAGGAGGTACTCTTACTCTGACATTATTGCAATTACAAACAACTTCGAAAATAAATTAGGCCAAGGTGGATTTGGGACTGTATATAAAGGACAACTTCGTGACGGGTTTTCAGTTGCTGTTAAAATGCTTGACAATCCCAAATGCAACGATGAAGACTTCATTAATGAAGTCTCCATAATTGGTAGAATTCATCAAGTCAATATAGTATGGCTGATGGGATTTTGTTCTGAGGGGTGTCACCGAGCTCTTGTCTTTGAATACATGGCTAATGGATCTCTTGATAAgcttttattttcaagagaAGCAGAACGTCATCTAGTTAGCTGGGAGAAACTCCTTCAAATAGCCTTAGGGACAGCTAGAGGGATTGAGTATCTTCATGGGGGATGCAATGTATGTATTCTTCATTCAGATATTAAGCCTCAGAATGTCCTGCTAGATAATAATTTCATCCCAAAAGTTTCAGATTTTGGCCTCTCAAAATTTTATCCCAAGGAAAAGGATTTTGTGTCCATTAGTACTACCGGAGGAACTATAGGGTACATCGCTCCTGAAATGATTTCGAGGAACCTTGGAGCTGTTTCTTGcaaatcagatgtttatagtTTTGGGATGTTATTATTGGAAATGGCTGGAAGAAGAAGGAACTCTAGTTCAAAGGGAAATTGTTCAAGTGAAGTATATTTCCTGTCATGGGTTTATGACCATCCGATTGAGAGGGCAGATTTACAGCTTGAAAATGATTCTGAAATTGAGGCTGCTATACCAAGAAAGCTGTGTCTGGTTGGGTTGTGGTGCATCCAAAAGGCAGCATCAGATCGTCCATCAATGACCAAAGTTGTGGAAATGCTTGAAGCCAATGTCGATGATCTGCAATTACCTCCCAATGCCTTATCATTTCCTCAATCTATTCCCCAAGAACCTCAATCAGATTCTTCTACAGAATTGCTAATATCTGACACAGTGGAACAAAGCTTGTAG
- the LOC118057912 gene encoding 2-oxoglutarate and iron-dependent oxygenase domain-containing protein ICU11 isoform X2: MDIELGRKILIITTFRDEQFIVMVTIGHGARANISGHQVNLVIWCRSTFHFSFSTAEETSNDFSAGVEIVDPRKKKDNACQLLLRTGIAEEGWYIGILSH, from the exons ATGGATATTGAGCTTGGCAG gaaaattttgattataaCCACATTCCGGGATGAGCAGTTCATCGTCATGGTCACCATTGGGCATGGTGCAAGAGCTAATATTTCTGGGCACCAGGTCAACTTAGTTATATGGTGCAGAAG cactTTTCATTTCAGTTTTTCAACAGCCGAAGAAACATCTAATGATTTTTCCGCTGGTGTGGAGATTGTTGAcccgagaaaaaagaaagacaacgcATGTCAGTTGCTGCTTCGAACTG GAATTGCTGAAGAGGGATGGTATATTGGCATCTTGAGTCATTAA
- the LOC118057893 gene encoding E3 ubiquitin-protein ligase RHA2A: MGLQNQLNDVSSESIPLLLIALIANCVACLRSFLFSVFHSVGLHRLDQAHVMDDGLLGSIGSGFAGLIVLAEQRKLNRVFSYKYCCGGDSNINDKGGSDCVVCLCTLRHGDQVRRLDCCHVFHKECFDGWLDHLNFNCPLCRWPLVSDERVEETRRRVGADVVDWLSLR, encoded by the coding sequence ATGGGTTTGCAAAACCAGCTGAACGACGTGTCTTCTGAATCGATCCCGTTGCTCCTCATAGCACTCATAGCCAACTGTGTTGCCTGCCTTCGCTCTTTCCTTTTCAGCGTCTTCCACTCCGTAGGCCTTCACCGATTAGACCAGGCCCACGTTATGGATGATGGGCTGTTGGGTTCGATTGGCTCTGGCTTTGCCGGCCTCATCGTGCTCGCCGAGCAGCGTAAACTCAACCGGGTTTTTTCTTACAAGTATTGTTGCGGTGGTGACAGTAATATAAATGATAAGGGAGGATCGGATTGTGTGGTGTGCTTGTGCACGCTTAGACACGGGGACCAGGTGAGGAGGCTTGATTGCTGCCACGTTTTTCACAAGGAGTGCTTTGATGGGTGGCTTGATCATCTCAATTTTAATTGCCCCCTCTGTCGGTGGCCGCTTGTGTCCGATGAGCGCGTGGAAGAAACGCGGAGGCGCGTGGGAGCGGATGTAGTGGACTGGCTCTCCTTGAGATGA
- the LOC118057892 gene encoding fructose-bisphosphate aldolase 3, chloroplastic: protein MACANLVKLNAASSSWIGQKSPFGQRSQGSSTRRVSFSIRASSYTDELVQTAKTIASPGRGILAIDESNATCGKRLASIGLDNTETNRQAYRQLLLTTPGLGEYISGAILFEETLYQSTTDGKKFVDCLRDENIVPGIKVDKGLVPLPGSNNESWCQGLDGLASRSAEYYKQGARFAKWRTVVSIPCGPSALAVKEAAWGLARYAAISQDNGLVPIVEPEILLDGDHPIDRTLEVAEKVWAEVFYYLAENNVVFEGILLKPSMVTPGAEHKEKASADTIAKYTLTMLKRRVPPAVPGIMFLSGGQSEVQATLNLNAMNQSPNPWHVSFSYARALQNTVLKTWQGRPDNVEAAQKSLLVRAKANSLAQLGRYSAEGENEEAKKGMFVKGYTY, encoded by the exons ATGGCTTGTGCAAACCTTGTAAAGCTAAACGCAGCGTCGTCTTCATGGATCGGCCAAAAGTCACCTTTCGGCCAGCGATCTCAGGGATCCTCAACTCGCCGAGTCTCCTTTTCGATCCGTGCCAGCTCTTACACTGACGAGCTCGTCCAAACCGCT AAAACTATTGCATCACCTGGTCGTGGTATCCTTGCCATAGACGAATCAAATGCAACCTGTGGGAAGAGGTTGGCATCTATTGGCCTGGATAACACCGAAACCAACCGACAAGCATACAGACAACTTTTATTGACGACTCCTGGTCTTGGCGAATACATTTCTGGTGCCATTCTTTTCGAGGAGACACTTTACCAGTCTACAACTGATGGAAAGAAGTTCGTGGATTGCCTGCGTGATGAGAACATTGTACCTGGCATCAAAGTTGACAAG GGTTTAGTCCCCCTACCAGGTTCAAACAACGAGTCGTGGTGCCAAGGTTTGGATGGATTGGCTTCACGATCTGCTGAATATTACAAGCAAGGTGCGCGTTTTGCTAAGTG GAGGACTGTTGTCAGCATTCCCTGTGGCCCTTCTGCACTGGCTGTCAAGGAAGCTGCATGGGGACTTGCACGATATGCTGCCATTTCTCAG GATAACGGTCTTGTGCCCATAGTTGAGCCTGAGATTCTACTTGATGGGGACCATCCAATTGACAGGACCCTTGAAGTTGCTGAGAAGGTCTGGGCAGAAGTCTTTTACTATTTGGCTGAAAACAATGTTGTGTTTGAGGGCATCCTTCTTAAGCCTAGCATGGTAACGCCAGGGGCTGAACACAAGGAGAAGGCATCAGCAGATACCATAGCCAAATATACACTTACGATGCTTAAAAGGAGAGTACCTCCTGCAGTTCCTGGTATCATG TTTTTGTCTGGAGGGCAATCTGAAGTGCAAGCAACCCTCAACCTCAATGCAATGAACCAAAGCCCCAACCCATGGCATGTTTCCTTCTCTTATGCACGTGCACTGCAGAACACCGTGCTCAAGACATGGCAAGGACGCCCTGATAACGTCGAAGCTGCTCAGAAGTCACTTTTGGTGCGTGCCAAGGCTAACTCCTTGGCTCAGCTTGGAAGGTATTCTGCCGAGGGTGAAAACGAGGAAGCTAAGAAGGGAATGTTCGTAAAGGGCTATACCTATTGA
- the LOC118057912 gene encoding uncharacterized protein isoform X1: protein MDIELGRKILIITTFRDEQFIVMVTIGHGARANISGHQVNLVIWCRSTFHFSFSTAEETSNDFSAGVEIVDPRKKKDNACQLLLRTGCLLLFIPVFFHGLEGRINNSNFGTSCSSWSMKGTVGVVAWP, encoded by the exons ATGGATATTGAGCTTGGCAG gaaaattttgattataaCCACATTCCGGGATGAGCAGTTCATCGTCATGGTCACCATTGGGCATGGTGCAAGAGCTAATATTTCTGGGCACCAGGTCAACTTAGTTATATGGTGCAGAAG cactTTTCATTTCAGTTTTTCAACAGCCGAAGAAACATCTAATGATTTTTCCGCTGGTGTGGAGATTGTTGAcccgagaaaaaagaaagacaacgcATGTCAGTTGCTGCTTCGAACTG GTTGCTTGCTTCTTTTCATCCCAGTATTTTTCCATGGCCTCGAGGGAAGAATTAATAATTCGAACTTTGGCACGTCTTGTAGTAGTTGGTCCATGAAGGGAACGGTAGGTGTGGTGGCTTGgccatga